One window of Populus nigra chromosome 5, ddPopNigr1.1, whole genome shotgun sequence genomic DNA carries:
- the LOC133694924 gene encoding receptor-like protein 9a: MATKKMWVWMLLTLLTLVGERCGRCYGCLEEERIGLLGIKALINPHSVYGYLGDWTVNKEDNCCKWSGIKCDTAARRAIQLSLWDARDLRLGDWVLNASLFFPFRELQSLDLSSTGLVGCFENQGFEVLSSKLELLDLSDKRFNDKSILSCLTGLSTLKSLDLSHNQLTGSASFYGTFFNSTTLEELYLDRTSLPINFFQNIGALPALKVLSVGECDLNGTLPAQGLCELKNLKQLDLYGNNLRGSLPDYLGNLSSLQLLDVSRNQFTGNINSSSLTNIISLEFLSLSNNLFEVPISMKPFMNHSSLKFFDSKNNRLVTEPTAFDNLIPKFQLVFFRLSKSLTSEAVNVEIPNFLYNQYDLRVLDLSHNNIIGMCGRCYGCLEEERIGLLGIKALINPHSVYGYLGDWTVNKEDNCCKWSGIKCDTAARRAIQLSLWDARDLRLGDWVLNASLFFPFRELQSLDLSSTGLVGCFENQGFEVLSSKLELLDLSDKRFNDKSILSCLTGLSTLKSLDLSHNQLTGSASFYGTFFNSTTLEELYLDRTSLPINFFQNIGALPALKVLSVGECDLNGTLPAQGLCELKNLKQLDLYGNNLRGSLPDYLGNLSSLQLLDVSRNQFTGNINSSSLTNIISLEFLSLSNNLFEVPISMKPFMNHSSLKFFDSKNNRLVTEPTAFDNLIPKFQLVFFRLSKSLTSEAVNVEIPNFLYNQYDLRVLDLSHNNIIGMFPSWLLKNNTRLEQLFMSENSFVGTLLFQDHPNPKMKVIDISNNNMNGQLSGSFRFIQQSIVDNKTRMLDSINISHAVKQQFGWPIT; the protein is encoded by the exons ATGGCAACGAAAAAGATGTGGGTTTGGATGTTGCTAACATTATTAACTTTGGTTGGCGAAAGGTGTGGTCGTTGCTATGGGTGTTTGGAGGAAGAGAGAATTGGGCTCTTGGGGATCAAAGCTTTGATCAATCCACACAGCGTTTACGGGTATTTAGGCGACTGGACGGTCAATAAAGAGGATAATTGTTGTAAGTGGTCTGGGATCAAGTGTGATACAGCCGCAAGGCGAGCGATCCAACTCTCTCTTTGGGATGCAAGGGATTTGCGCTTGGGCGATTGGGTTCTCAACgcatctttgttttttccttttagagAATTGCAAAGTCTTGATTTGAGCTCTACTGGATTAGTTGGTTGCTTTGAGAATCAAG GTTTCGAAGTCCTATCATCAAAACTGGAGTTACTTGACCTAAGTGATAAACGATTTAATGATAAAAGCATTTTGTCATGTTTGACTGGGCTTTCCACTCTCAAGTCTTTGGATCTATCACACAATCAGTTGACAGGATCAGCTAGCTTCTATG GGACTTTCTTCAACTCGACCACCCTTGAAGAATTGTATCTAGATCGTACTTCTCTCCCAATAAACTTTTTCCAAAACATTGGAGCATTGCCTGCTCTTAAAGTTTTGTCTGTTGGTGAATGTGACCTCAATGGCACGCTGCCTGCTCAAG GTTTGTGTGAATTGAAGAATCTGAAGCAGTTAGATCTCTATGGAAATAATTTAAGAGGTTCACTCCCAGATTATTTGGGGAACTTGTCATCTCTACAACTATTAGATGTTTCTAGAAACCAATTTACTGGAAATATTAACTCCAGTTCTCTTACCAACATCATATCCCTTGAATTCCTCTCACTATCAAATAACCTCTTTGAAGTTCCCATTTCAATGAAGCCTTTTATGAACCACTCAAGCCTCAAGTTCTTCGATAGTAAGAACAATAGGCTAGTAACGGAACCTACTGCATTTGATAATTTGATTCCGAAGTTCCAACTAGTCTTTTTCCGCTTGTCAAAAAGTCTAACATCGGAAGCAGTCAATGTAGAAATTCCCAACTTCCTCTATAACCAATACGACTTAAGAGTCCTTGATCTCTCCCACAACAACATCATTGGAAT GTGTGGTCGTTGCTATGGGTGTTTGGAGGAAGAGAGAATTGGGCTCTTGGGGATCAAAGCTTTGATCAATCCACACAGCGTTTACGGGTATTTAGGCGACTGGACGGTCAATAAAGAGGATAATTGTTGTAAGTGGTCTGGGATCAAGTGTGATACAGCCGCAAGGCGAGCGATCCAACTCTCTCTTTGGGATGCAAGGGATTTGCGCTTGGGCGATTGGGTTCTCAACgcatctttgttttttccttttagagAATTGCAAAGTCTTGATTTGAGCTCTACTGGATTAGTTGGTTGCTTTGAGAATCAAG GTTTCGAAGTCCTATCATCAAAACTGGAGTTACTTGACCTAAGTGATAAACGATTTAATGATAAAAGCATTTTGTCATGTTTGACTGGGCTTTCCACTCTCAAGTCTTTGGATCTATCACACAATCAGTTGACAGGATCAGCTAGCTTCTATG GGACTTTCTTCAACTCGACCACCCTTGAAGAATTGTATCTAGATCGTACTTCTCTCCCAATAAACTTTTTCCAAAACATTGGAGCATTGCCTGCTCTTAAAGTTTTGTCTGTTGGTGAATGTGACCTCAATGGCACGCTGCCTGCTCAAG GTTTGTGTGAATTGAAGAATCTGAAGCAGTTAGATCTCTATGGAAATAATTTAAGAGGTTCACTCCCAGATTATTTGGGGAACTTGTCATCTCTACAACTATTAGATGTTTCTAGAAACCAATTTACTGGAAATATTAACTCCAGTTCTCTTACCAACATCATATCCCTTGAATTCCTCTCACTATCAAATAACCTCTTTGAAGTTCCCATTTCAATGAAGCCTTTTATGAACCACTCAAGCCTCAAGTTCTTCGATAGTAAGAACAATAGGCTAGTAACGGAACCTACTGCATTTGATAATTTGATTCCGAAGTTCCAACTAGTCTTTTTCCGCTTGTCAAAAAGTCTAACATCGGAAGCAGTCAATGTAGAAATTCCCAACTTCCTCTATAACCAATACGACTTAAGAGTCCTTGATCTCTCCCACAACAACATCATTGGAATGTTTCCATCGTGGTTGCTTAAGAACAATACACGATTGGAGCAACTATTTATGAGCGAAAACTCCTTTGTTGGTACCTTACTGTTTCAAGATCACCCAAATCCAAAAATGAAAGTCATAGATATATCCAACAACAACATGAATGGTCaa CTCTCTGGAAGTTTTAGATTTATCCAACAATCAATTGTCGACAATAAAACTAGAATGCTTGACAGCATTAACATTTCTCATGCTGTCAAACAACAATTTGGGTGGCCAATTACCTGA
- the LOC133693570 gene encoding cuscuta receptor 1-like: protein MDLRDNNFTGSIPNWIGNLSSLSVLLLRANHFNGKFPVHLCWLEQLSILDVSQNQLSSPLPSCLGNLTFKASSKKALVDLGFVFPSRSIEKAYYDTMGPPLVDSIKNLESIFWPNTTEVIEFTTKNMYYGYKGKILTYMSGIDLSCNNFLGAIPQELGNLCEIHALNLSHNNLVGSIPATFSNLKQIESLDLSYNNLNGAIPQQLTEITTLAVFSVAHNNLSGKTPERKYQFGTFDESSYEGNPFLCGPPLQNNCNEEESPSQPMPNDEQEDDGFIDMDFFLPQFWYMLHNCGDDDCSSSLHQSILATQVVLLHRRLHRYLQLFCGG, encoded by the coding sequence ATGGATCTCCGAGATAACAACTTCACCGGTTCCATTCCAAATTGGATTGGTAATCTTTCATCATTGAGTGTTCTTCTTCTGAGGGCTAATCACTTTAATGGCAAGTTCCCTGTTCATTTATGTTGGTTAGAACAATTAAGCATTTTGGATGTTTCACAAAATCAGCTCTCTAGTCCACTACCCTCCTGTTTGGGCAATCTTACTTTCAAGGCAAGTTCCAAGAAAGCGTTAGTGGATCTCGGATTTGTTTTTCCATCAAGGTCTATAGAAAAAGCTTATTATGACACAATGGGTCCACCACTAGTGGATAGCATCAAAAACTTGGAAAGCATTTTTTGGCCCAACACTACAGAAGTAATAGAATTTACAACTAAAAACATGTATTATGGTTACAAGGGAAAAATTCTCACCTACATGTCTGGTATTGATCTCTCCTGTAACAACTTCTTAGGAGCAATCCCTCAAGAATTGGGAAACTTATGTGAGATACATGCATTGAACCTATCACACAACAATCTCGTGGGATCTATACCTGCAACGTTCTCAAACCTGAAGCAGATTGAGAGTTTGGATCTTTCTTACAACAACTTGAATGGTGCAATCCCTCAGCAACTTACTGAAATTACCACACTTGCAGTTTTTAGTGTGGCGCACAATAACTTGTCAGGTAAGACTCCCGAGAGAAAATATCAGTTTGGGACCTTCGATGAAAGTAGTTATGAAGGAAATCCTTTCTTATGTGGACCTCCATTGCAAAACAATTGTAATGAAGAAGAATCACCATCGCAACCAATGCCTAATGATGAACAAGAAGATGATGGTTTCATAGACATGGATTTTTTTCTACCTCAATTTTGGTATATGCTACACAATTGTGGTGATGACGATTGCAGCAGTTCTCTACATCAATCCATATTGGCGACGCAGGTGGTTTTACTTCATCGAAGACTGCATAGATACTTGCAACTATTTTGTGGTGGCTAG
- the LOC133694149 gene encoding UPF0481 protein At3g47200-like, giving the protein MGEIRSPYFSLGQYYYGDNPDIHSPYFSYGGEDYHGDNAEIHQTYYSAGDDAEIHPPYSSAGDYFGDNAEIHSPYSSAGDYLADNTEIHSEALFHQDISGNSYNAQQFVEHGKALRYSREDLKDEQESDVCIYIVGGALRKSNEAMYSPQQISIGPIYHGNRNLRFMERKKSKYYEQFWKDRVSKERERKGAEDEFWDALTKDENQIRQCYEDGSHRIKSSQRFLDLILYDAVFIFELFLKYSEDREEFKKDSILKEPWLRLAIRRDLILFENQLPFFILEKLYELLPKNIKGEHTDFKALACSYFKLHLRSNLSPAETMPKHFTDLVRSLLSFTQNDKSVELIKSFHSATKLRQAGVKFKVPRERDCLLGVDFRRLETEFHIPKLEIDGNTERLFRNLMAMEKRLYPGREYICHYINLLSILVVKPKDAKLLMKNKIVIHNDEVAVRDLIYSLASDTIDRHSCYHDIFFSVDDYYKSSWAKNPSYFIEEFFGNFWKGVGTVSAAGLLILTLVQTICGILGLR; this is encoded by the coding sequence ATGGGAGAAATTCGTTCACCATATTTTTCACTTGGCCAATATTACTATggagataatcctgatattcatTCACCGTACTTTTCATATGGCGGAGAGGACTATCATGGAGATAATGCCGAAATCCATCAAACATATTATTCAGCCGGAGACGATGCCGAAATTCATCCACCATATTCTTCAGCCGGAGACTACTTTGGAGATAATGCTGAAATTCATTCACCATATTCTTCAGCCGGAGACTACCTTGCAGATAATACTGAAATTCATTCTGAAGCATTGTTTCATCAAGATATTTCTGGAAATTCATACAATGCACAACAATTTGTTGAGCATGGAAAAGCACTCCGTTATTCTAGAGAAGATTTGAAAGATGAACAAGAGAGTGATGTGTGCATCTACATAGTTGGCGGGGCACTTCGCAAATCAAACGAAGCCATGTACAGTCCTCAACAAATTTCTATAGGCCCTATTTACCACGGCAACAGAAATCTGCGTTTCATGGAAAGGAAAAAGTCTAAATACTATGAACAGTTCTGGAAAGACAGGGTGTCAAAGGAAAGGGAACGGAAAGGGGCTGAGGACGAGTTTTGGGATGCCCTGACAAAAGATGAAAATCAGATTCGCCAATGTTATGAAGATGGTTCCCATAGAATTAAAAGTTCTCAACGCTTTCTGGATCTGATTCTGTACGATGCTGTATTCATCTTCGAGCTATTCCTCAAGTACAGTGAAGATAGAGAGGAGTTTAAAAAAGATTCTATATTGAAAGAACCATGGTTGAGGTTAGCGATTCGACGGGActtgattttgtttgaaaatcagCTTCCATTCTTTATTCTTGAGAAATTATATGAACTTCttccaaaaaacattaaaggagAACACACGGATTTTAAAGCTCTTGCTTGTTCCTATTTTAAACTCCACCTTCGAAGTAACCTCTCTCCTGCAGAAACAATGCCAAAGCATTTCACTGATTTGGTAAGATCTTTACTATCCTTCACTCAAAATGACAAGTCTGTAGAACTAATCAAAAGCTTTCACAGTGCAACCAAGCTACGCCAAGCAGGAGTTAAGTTTAAGGTTCCACGAGAACGTGACTGCTTACTTGGTGTGGATTTCCGTAGATTGGAAACAGAGTTTCACATACCAAAGCTTGAGATAGACGGCAACACTGAACGTCTCTTCAGAAACCTTATGGCCATGGAGAAGCGTCTTTATCCAGGACGAGAGTACATCTGCCATTACATCAACCTATTGAGTATTCTTGTTGTCAAACCTAAAGATGCGAAACtcctaatgaaaaataaaattgtaattcaCAATGACGAAGTTGCAGTGAGGGACCTGATTTACAGTCTTGCATCAGACACGATTGATCGCCATTCCTGTTATCACGACATCTTTTTTTCGGTGGATGATTATTATAAAAGCTCCTGGGCCAAAAACCCCTCATACTTTATAGAGGAATTTTTCGGGAATTTTTGGAAAGGTGTTGGAACGGTTAGTGCAGCTGGCCTCCTCATCCTCACTTTAGTACAAACAATTTGTGGGATCCTTGGCCTGCGCTAG